A region of Paenibacillus sp. JNUCC-31 DNA encodes the following proteins:
- a CDS encoding SWIM zinc finger family protein → MMNIPNDMNMDDAQWQQLIRQVAEHFNNLTIMRGFQYYKQKRVGPLTYTEQNGILAEVQGSDDYKVTLSLQSLNTSHCTCPVGSHCKHMIAVLMSYTEQLGRPVHGIVNAHSSTALKQAPKPAAIASAERSDYTSHEEDLSIPDNQYSQIRERATELAELEITEWHELFRACLKRLGTGTPSTSYVQTAADELYSIKPRLSAGMDQLFELHVQLYLIRFCVPARNSITHAPVYLSYPAQLAMDALQKGLEQILSRPLDLSSLKGTKLEQHWKRLEETSAYLRTQMISETSSIMFFTPIYRQLWLNWIVPHLQGAQKMVDSELEFLKEIENNLTPASKPANPGGSVLSVANLTEDGNVTPNKSVPLPLPLVLAQSWMYFHLGQDEQAWQRLVSGSSAYGIPPEHLLHFLHVLADSSDWKRLGEWLVHLGPLLANRRNSPLNDYMQLWDTAIHHLPDVEHRMWDTLVSMLPHSRPAYEEAMHSRGQWRRWIDFQLSTETEPLEFRVTVLQPIEKDAPELLLPFYHQAVERYIGHKNRDGYKAAVKLLKRLSKIYKKLKQEEHWEQFITTLAVRNSRLRALQEELRKGKLIS, encoded by the coding sequence ATGATGAACATACCGAATGACATGAACATGGATGATGCGCAGTGGCAACAGCTGATCAGGCAGGTCGCAGAACATTTTAACAACCTGACGATCATGCGCGGATTCCAATATTATAAACAGAAACGCGTCGGACCATTAACCTACACCGAACAAAACGGAATTTTGGCTGAAGTGCAAGGCTCCGATGATTATAAGGTTACTCTAAGCTTGCAATCACTGAACACCAGTCATTGCACCTGTCCGGTAGGTTCTCATTGCAAGCATATGATAGCCGTTCTAATGAGTTATACAGAGCAACTGGGGCGACCCGTGCACGGCATTGTCAATGCTCACTCCAGTACAGCACTGAAACAGGCACCAAAACCTGCTGCTATAGCGTCCGCAGAGCGTTCGGATTACACATCGCATGAAGAGGATCTCAGCATCCCTGATAATCAGTATAGCCAAATCAGGGAACGTGCAACGGAACTTGCAGAACTTGAAATCACGGAATGGCATGAGCTATTTCGTGCATGTCTGAAACGACTGGGGACAGGCACGCCAAGTACATCGTATGTGCAGACCGCAGCGGACGAGCTCTATTCCATCAAACCTAGGCTGTCCGCTGGCATGGATCAGTTATTTGAGCTGCATGTTCAGTTGTACCTGATACGCTTCTGTGTGCCTGCCCGCAATTCAATCACACATGCCCCTGTGTATCTGAGCTATCCTGCTCAACTTGCCATGGATGCACTCCAGAAAGGGTTGGAACAGATTCTTAGCCGTCCATTGGATCTCTCCAGTCTGAAGGGCACGAAGCTTGAACAGCATTGGAAGCGGCTTGAGGAAACCTCAGCTTATCTGCGTACGCAGATGATATCCGAGACATCCAGCATCATGTTCTTCACCCCGATCTATCGACAACTTTGGTTGAACTGGATCGTTCCTCATCTTCAAGGAGCCCAAAAAATGGTGGATTCAGAGCTGGAATTTCTTAAGGAAATAGAGAACAACCTGACCCCTGCTTCCAAACCCGCCAACCCCGGTGGGAGCGTGTTGAGCGTAGCCAATTTAACCGAAGACGGGAATGTTACGCCGAACAAATCTGTCCCTCTACCCTTGCCGCTGGTATTGGCGCAGAGCTGGATGTATTTCCATTTGGGGCAAGATGAGCAGGCTTGGCAGCGATTAGTCAGCGGAAGCTCGGCATATGGCATCCCGCCGGAGCATCTGCTTCATTTCCTCCACGTACTTGCAGATTCTTCCGACTGGAAGCGGCTGGGCGAGTGGTTAGTGCACCTCGGACCTCTTCTGGCAAACCGACGGAACTCCCCTCTGAATGATTACATGCAGTTGTGGGACACAGCCATTCATCATCTGCCCGATGTAGAGCATCGCATGTGGGACACACTCGTCAGCATGCTGCCTCATTCCCGTCCGGCATATGAAGAAGCGATGCATTCACGGGGACAGTGGCGGCGATGGATTGATTTTCAACTGAGCACAGAGACAGAGCCGCTTGAATTTCGTGTAACTGTGCTACAGCCGATTGAAAAGGATGCACCAGAGCTGCTGCTGCCTTTTTACCATCAGGCTGTGGAACGTTATATCGGGCACAAAAACAGAGACGGATACAAAGCAGCCGTAAAACTGCTGAAGCGATTATCCAAAATTTATAAAAAATTGAAGCAGGAAGAGCACTGGGAGCAGTTTATCACCACATTGGCTGTTCGCAACAGCCGACTGCGCGCCCTGCAGGAAGAGCTTCGGAAAGGTAAGTTGATCTCATGA
- a CDS encoding endonuclease/exonuclease/phosphatase family protein, with amino-acid sequence MKILTLNTHAWAEEDQLNKISQLADFINIHQFDVISMQEVNQSMQEAALSAEELKHYFATESDAVIKKDNYAYVLLKQLTDTYYWTWIPAHVGFGKYDEGLAILSRTPITQAFGEYVSHMRDYDNYRTRKIVGVQTTVQGEATWFVNGHYNWWDDEQEPFKGQWELTESKLAPYMDQPLYMMGDFNNVAEVRGEGYDYMMGKGWNDLYTTAEHKDDGATVVKAIAGWADNKRDLRIDYIFSNRPVQAKSSMVVLNGKNGPVVSDHYGVAVEI; translated from the coding sequence ATGAAAATACTTACGTTAAATACCCACGCTTGGGCAGAAGAAGACCAACTGAACAAGATCAGCCAGCTCGCTGACTTTATCAATATACATCAATTTGATGTGATCTCCATGCAGGAGGTCAACCAATCCATGCAAGAAGCAGCGCTGTCTGCGGAGGAACTGAAACATTATTTTGCCACGGAATCGGATGCTGTGATCAAAAAAGACAACTACGCCTACGTTCTGCTCAAGCAACTAACCGATACGTATTACTGGACATGGATTCCGGCCCATGTTGGTTTCGGCAAATACGATGAAGGGCTGGCGATCCTGAGCCGGACGCCGATCACACAGGCTTTTGGGGAATATGTATCCCACATGCGAGATTACGACAACTACCGGACACGCAAAATTGTAGGTGTACAGACCACCGTCCAAGGTGAAGCAACCTGGTTTGTGAATGGACATTATAACTGGTGGGATGATGAACAAGAACCTTTTAAGGGGCAGTGGGAACTCACTGAGAGCAAGCTTGCTCCATATATGGACCAGCCGCTGTATATGATGGGGGATTTTAATAATGTCGCAGAAGTACGTGGGGAAGGTTATGATTATATGATGGGCAAGGGCTGGAATGACCTGTACACAACGGCGGAGCATAAGGATGACGGTGCAACCGTGGTCAAAGCCATTGCCGGCTGGGCGGATAACAAACGCGATCTGCGTATTGATTATATTTTCTCGAATCGCCCGGTACAGGCGAAGTCATCGATGGTAGTTCTCAACGGAAAGAATGGCCCGGTGGTCTCTGACCATTACGGCGTAGCTGTGGAAATTTAA